A DNA window from Allokutzneria albata contains the following coding sequences:
- a CDS encoding Lrp/AsnC family transcriptional regulator has protein sequence MDKTDRAIIAHLMENGRLANIELADLVGLSPSPCLRRVRQLERDGVITGYHASIDPAAIGRGFHVLLHVEMAVQDRATIEAFEAAVTEIDEVAHCLRMFGRPDYLLWLAVPDLRAYERVYMAKLTGLPGVARTNSQFAMATVKSTPGLLMPS, from the coding sequence GTGGACAAGACAGATCGAGCAATTATCGCGCACCTGATGGAGAACGGTCGGCTCGCCAACATCGAGCTGGCCGATCTCGTCGGGCTTTCCCCGTCCCCGTGCTTGCGCCGCGTGCGGCAGCTCGAACGCGACGGCGTGATCACCGGCTACCACGCCTCGATCGATCCCGCCGCCATCGGGCGCGGCTTCCACGTCCTGCTGCACGTCGAGATGGCCGTCCAGGACCGCGCCACCATCGAGGCTTTCGAGGCCGCCGTCACCGAGATCGACGAAGTCGCGCACTGCCTGCGGATGTTCGGGCGCCCCGATTACCTGCTGTGGCTCGCCGTCCCCGACCTGCGCGCGTACGAGCGCGTCTACATGGCCAAGCTCACCGGCCTGCCCGGGGTCGCGCGCACCAACTCACAGTTCGCGATGGCCACCGTGAAGAGCACACCGGGCCTTCTCATGCCGTCCTGA
- a CDS encoding DeoR/GlpR family DNA-binding transcription regulator, with translation MPREPLAERAAALVPPGRVTVGTTGCARTAAVRAILARRRGLTLVTTALTPVLALRGGAKVLLTGGAVRDPAQGCVGAVAEAALRARPIDIAVITAGGIDGDGLSASCPEQASVARTLVEHASRVIAVVPGAVFGAAEGTRFAGLAEVDDVVTDVVVPSGEFVGPVFHVVS, from the coding sequence GTGCCACGAGAACCCTTAGCCGAGCGCGCCGCCGCACTGGTACCTCCCGGACGCGTGACCGTGGGCACGACGGGCTGCGCGAGGACCGCGGCCGTCCGCGCCATCCTGGCCCGGCGCCGCGGGCTGACCCTGGTAACCACGGCACTGACCCCGGTCCTGGCGCTGCGCGGCGGGGCCAAGGTGCTCCTGACCGGCGGAGCCGTGCGCGATCCGGCGCAGGGATGCGTCGGTGCCGTCGCCGAGGCCGCGCTGCGCGCCCGGCCGATCGACATCGCGGTGATCACCGCGGGCGGTATTGACGGGGACGGGTTGAGCGCTTCGTGCCCGGAGCAGGCGAGTGTCGCGCGGACGTTGGTGGAGCACGCTTCCCGGGTGATCGCTGTGGTGCCCGGGGCGGTTTTTGGGGCCGCGGAAGGGACGCGTTTCGCTGGGTTGGCCGAGGTGGATGACGTTGTGACGGATGTTGTCGTGCCGTCAGGGGAATTTGTTGGTCCGGTTTTTCATGTTGTGTCTTGA
- a CDS encoding glycosyltransferase, translated as MTEIDVLVPSRDRPAELATTLAGLAAQEGPDFSVTISDQSDGEPSYACPAASSMVRVLRYKGKPVSLLRNLPRRGLAQQRAFLLSRASAPYVLFLDDDVWLEPGTLAKLHEAITTLGCGFVGNAVQGLSYLDDVRPHELAPYEEWRTPPIPESVEPGSTEWSRWTLHNAANPTHLAERLRLRPGDWRAYKIAWVGGCVLFDRAKLEAVGGFDFWTDLPEEHSGEDVLAQHRVMAKAGGAGILPSGAVHLEAPTTVPNREVDAARVVQPSANATNRS; from the coding sequence ATGACCGAGATCGACGTTCTGGTACCGAGTCGCGACCGACCGGCGGAACTGGCGACGACGCTCGCGGGACTGGCCGCGCAGGAGGGACCGGACTTCTCGGTGACCATCAGCGACCAGTCCGACGGGGAGCCGAGCTACGCCTGTCCCGCCGCGTCGAGCATGGTCAGGGTGTTGCGGTACAAGGGAAAACCGGTCTCCCTGCTGCGCAACCTGCCCCGCCGCGGCCTCGCGCAGCAACGTGCCTTCCTGCTCAGCCGGGCCAGCGCGCCGTACGTGCTGTTCCTCGACGACGACGTGTGGCTGGAGCCAGGAACGCTGGCCAAGCTGCACGAGGCGATCACGACGCTGGGCTGCGGCTTCGTCGGCAACGCCGTCCAGGGACTGTCCTATTTGGACGACGTGCGCCCGCATGAGCTGGCGCCGTACGAGGAGTGGCGGACGCCGCCGATCCCGGAGTCGGTCGAACCGGGATCGACGGAGTGGTCGCGGTGGACGTTGCACAACGCGGCCAACCCCACGCACCTCGCCGAACGCCTGCGGTTGCGACCGGGGGACTGGCGCGCCTACAAGATCGCGTGGGTCGGCGGGTGCGTGCTGTTCGACCGCGCGAAGCTGGAAGCGGTCGGCGGCTTCGACTTCTGGACCGACCTGCCCGAGGAGCACAGCGGCGAGGACGTGCTCGCCCAGCACCGCGTGATGGCCAAGGCGGGCGGCGCGGGCATCCTGCCGAGCGGGGCCGTGCACCTCGAAGCCCCGACCACCGTGCCGAACCGCGAGGTCGACGCCGCCCGCGTGGTTCAGCCGAGCGCCAATGCCACCAACCGGTCGTAG
- a CDS encoding aldehyde dehydrogenase family protein, which produces MTDVATARMIEIRSPEDGTLVWELPMASEKDVSDAYAAARSAFPGWARTPAAERGAALRAAAAALRDRADELARLNHEETGRDVAEAREGVLAGASTLVQYAELGPLHRGRSLLGAHEAIDMMVPEPRGVVVALTPWNDPVAVSCGLIGAALVTGNVVIHKPSERCPRTGLALGEALRMPEGVLQTLSGDGEVGARLVVSSDADVIAHVGSTATGHAIAEVAARTGAKTLLENGGNDPLLIDSDVDPEWAAEQAALGAFANCGQICTSVERIYVHQDIARPFITALTRFAVDAKLPPLVDRRHRDHVHGHVMEALARGAERIVGGEIPSGGGAHYPATVLTGCEPGMAVLAEETFGPVAPVRVVPDFEQGLAEAASGPYGLAATVLTNSLEHAQRAWRELPVGTVKVNAVFGGAPGGAAQPRGASGTGYGYGPELLDEMTTTKVLHMAIAGGRR; this is translated from the coding sequence ATGACCGACGTGGCGACCGCCAGGATGATCGAGATCCGCAGCCCCGAGGACGGCACGCTCGTGTGGGAGCTGCCGATGGCCTCTGAGAAGGATGTTTCGGACGCCTACGCCGCGGCGAGGAGCGCGTTCCCGGGGTGGGCGCGCACCCCGGCCGCCGAGCGCGGGGCGGCCCTGCGCGCCGCCGCGGCGGCACTGAGAGACCGCGCGGACGAGCTCGCCCGGCTCAACCACGAGGAAACCGGGCGGGATGTGGCCGAAGCCCGCGAAGGAGTGCTGGCCGGAGCCTCGACGCTGGTCCAGTACGCCGAACTGGGGCCGCTGCACCGCGGCCGCAGTCTGCTCGGCGCGCACGAGGCGATCGACATGATGGTGCCGGAGCCGCGCGGGGTGGTCGTCGCGCTCACACCGTGGAACGATCCGGTCGCGGTGTCGTGCGGGCTGATCGGGGCGGCGCTGGTGACCGGCAACGTGGTGATCCACAAGCCCAGCGAGAGGTGCCCGCGCACGGGTCTGGCCCTCGGCGAAGCCCTGCGGATGCCCGAGGGTGTACTTCAGACGCTCAGCGGAGACGGCGAGGTCGGAGCGCGGCTCGTGGTCAGCTCGGACGCGGACGTGATCGCGCACGTGGGCAGCACGGCGACCGGCCACGCGATCGCCGAGGTGGCGGCGCGCACCGGAGCGAAGACCTTGCTGGAGAACGGCGGCAACGACCCGCTGCTGATCGACTCCGATGTGGACCCCGAGTGGGCGGCGGAGCAGGCAGCGCTCGGCGCGTTCGCGAACTGCGGCCAGATCTGCACGTCCGTGGAACGGATCTACGTCCACCAGGACATCGCGCGGCCGTTCATCACCGCGCTGACCCGCTTCGCGGTGGACGCGAAACTGCCGCCGCTGGTGGATCGGCGGCACCGCGACCACGTGCACGGTCACGTGATGGAAGCACTGGCGCGCGGCGCGGAACGCATTGTGGGCGGCGAGATCCCGAGCGGCGGGGGAGCGCACTACCCGGCGACGGTGCTGACCGGCTGCGAGCCGGGGATGGCGGTCCTCGCCGAAGAGACCTTCGGGCCGGTCGCCCCGGTGCGCGTGGTCCCGGACTTCGAGCAGGGGCTGGCCGAGGCCGCGTCGGGACCGTACGGGCTCGCGGCCACCGTGCTGACGAACTCCCTTGAGCACGCACAGCGTGCCTGGCGAGAGCTGCCGGTCGGCACGGTCAAGGTGAACGCGGTGTTCGGCGGAGCGCCGGGCGGAGCCGCGCAACCACGCGGAGCGAGCGGGACCGGCTACGGCTACGGACCGGAGCTGCTGGACGAGATGACCACGACGAAGGTTCTGCACATGGCGATCGCCGGAGGCCGCAGATGA
- a CDS encoding glycosyltransferase family 9 protein: MPVVCLGPLCAPVPDVRRIAVLRGGGLGDLLFAMPAIDSLALAYPDAEITLVGTALHRDLLSGRPGSVREVLVIPQPESEEEFFADVGPFDLAVQLHGGGRWSNPFLRRLGARCTVGPNTPDAVPLDRPAPFTYFQNETMRWLEVVGFAGAPVAALEPSIAVTEADLAEASAALSGLPRPIVTVHPGATDPRRRWPHFAELIGGLSERAGVVVIGTESERPLLDDLPARTLTQLSMSGLVGVLASSAVVVANDSGPRHLAQAVGAQTVSIYWMGNVINAGPAGRARHGVHISWTARCPVCGADCTRHDLGRCEHDASIVADVPVADVLADVLCRLPSSGRPQWTTSHPA, translated from the coding sequence ATGCCCGTTGTCTGCCTCGGACCCCTGTGCGCGCCCGTCCCCGACGTGCGCCGGATCGCCGTGCTGCGCGGTGGCGGCCTCGGTGACCTGCTCTTCGCCATGCCCGCGATCGACTCGCTCGCCCTGGCCTACCCCGATGCGGAGATCACCCTCGTCGGCACCGCGCTGCACCGCGACCTGCTGTCCGGCCGCCCCGGCTCCGTCCGCGAGGTGCTGGTCATCCCCCAGCCCGAGTCCGAGGAGGAGTTCTTCGCCGACGTCGGCCCCTTCGACCTCGCCGTCCAGCTGCACGGCGGCGGCCGCTGGTCCAACCCGTTCCTGCGCCGCCTCGGCGCGCGCTGCACCGTCGGCCCCAACACCCCCGACGCCGTCCCCCTCGACCGCCCCGCGCCGTTCACGTACTTCCAGAACGAGACCATGCGCTGGCTCGAAGTGGTCGGCTTCGCCGGCGCTCCCGTCGCCGCCCTGGAGCCGTCCATCGCCGTCACCGAGGCCGACCTCGCCGAGGCTTCCGCCGCCCTGTCCGGCCTTCCCCGCCCCATCGTGACCGTCCACCCCGGAGCCACCGACCCCCGCCGCCGCTGGCCCCACTTCGCCGAGCTGATCGGCGGCCTCAGCGAACGCGCCGGCGTCGTCGTGATCGGCACCGAGTCCGAGCGCCCCCTCCTCGACGACCTCCCCGCGCGCACCTTGACCCAGCTCAGCATGTCCGGCCTGGTCGGCGTCCTGGCCAGCAGCGCCGTCGTCGTCGCCAACGACAGCGGCCCCCGCCACCTGGCCCAAGCCGTCGGCGCGCAGACCGTCTCGATCTACTGGATGGGCAACGTCATCAACGCCGGCCCCGCAGGCCGCGCGCGGCACGGCGTGCACATCTCGTGGACCGCCCGCTGCCCCGTCTGCGGCGCCGACTGCACCCGCCACGACCTCGGCCGCTGCGAACACGACGCCTCCATCGTCGCCGACGTCCCGGTCGCCGACGTCCTCGCCGACGTCCTGTGCCGCTTGCCCTCGTCCGGCCGTCCACAGTGGACAACTTCCCATCCCGCGTGA
- a CDS encoding lysozyme, protein MAVSTRIVFAVAALVAATLSSPATGFSEEVPGDAAMGSQIAKHEGREPVVARSFGPPVDPATGVAVFGIDVSRWQGDVDWWHHWHNGVRFAYVKATEGTGYTNPHFAQQYNGSFNVGMIRGAYHFALPDRSSGADQANYFVNNGGGWSRDGKTLPGALDIEYNPYGENKCYGLDQPTMTRWLKDFSDTYHHRTGRWPVIYTSTSWWAMCTGWHAGDFSNNNPLWVARYAASTGVLPHAWRVYTIWQYSSTPIDQNSFNGSYDRLVALALG, encoded by the coding sequence ATGGCGGTCTCGACGCGAATCGTTTTCGCAGTTGCGGCGCTGGTGGCGGCGACGCTCAGTAGTCCCGCCACCGGCTTCTCTGAAGAGGTGCCGGGCGACGCCGCGATGGGCTCGCAGATCGCCAAGCACGAGGGGCGCGAGCCCGTGGTCGCCCGCAGCTTCGGCCCACCGGTGGACCCGGCGACCGGCGTCGCCGTCTTCGGCATCGACGTGAGCCGGTGGCAGGGCGATGTGGACTGGTGGCACCACTGGCACAACGGGGTTCGCTTCGCCTACGTCAAGGCGACCGAGGGCACCGGCTACACCAACCCGCACTTCGCCCAGCAGTACAACGGGTCCTTCAACGTCGGCATGATCCGCGGCGCCTACCACTTCGCGCTGCCGGACCGCTCCTCCGGCGCCGACCAGGCCAACTACTTCGTCAACAACGGCGGCGGGTGGTCGCGGGACGGCAAGACCCTGCCCGGGGCGCTGGACATCGAGTACAACCCCTACGGCGAGAACAAGTGCTACGGGCTCGACCAGCCGACGATGACGCGCTGGCTCAAGGACTTCTCCGACACCTACCACCACCGCACGGGCCGCTGGCCGGTGATCTACACGAGCACCAGCTGGTGGGCGATGTGCACGGGCTGGCACGCCGGGGACTTCAGCAACAACAACCCCCTGTGGGTCGCGCGCTACGCCGCCTCCACGGGGGTCCTGCCGCACGCGTGGCGCGTCTACACGATCTGGCAGTACTCCTCGACGCCGATCGACCAGAACTCGTTCAACGGAAGCTACGACCGGTTGGTGGCATTGGCGCTCGGCTGA
- the rfaE2 gene encoding D-glycero-beta-D-manno-heptose 1-phosphate adenylyltransferase encodes MSNPRALTPELPRSLAARRPRIAVIGDALLDGWMTGSCDRLCREAPAPVVDVSKEDFVPGGAANTAVNLAALGAESLMVTAVGDDVPGDRLVASLRSAGVRTEQVVRAPGRITTTKRRIIAGDQLMVRFDDGDRGPLAPDVSARLAYAVSCAVAGTDAVVVCDYGTGVLGPEVIEAIKAVRDGIPLLVVDAHSLSRWQELKPDVVTPNANEIAALLGSALPSDAAGRLAVLERERGELAKLTGSRAMMATLDRDGAVLFDGDEPPHRTWARPAPDNFTAGAGDTFVAALTIAAAAGTPLSTAAELAQAAADVVVHRPGTAVCSWAELAERLGSDQGALSDPRQLVKAVEEHRAAGKRIVFTNGCFDVLHRGHVAYLNQAKRLGDVLVVALNSDKGVRRLKGPERPVNNESDRAAVLAALSCVDHVVLFDEDTPADLLRALRPEVYAKGGDYTPEMLPETPIVRALGGEVHILDYLSDHSTTAVIDRIRTGSS; translated from the coding sequence ATGAGCAATCCCCGAGCACTCACCCCGGAACTGCCCCGGTCGCTCGCGGCGCGCCGCCCCCGGATCGCGGTGATCGGCGACGCCCTGCTGGACGGGTGGATGACGGGCAGCTGCGACCGGCTCTGCCGTGAAGCTCCCGCGCCCGTCGTCGACGTGTCCAAAGAGGACTTCGTGCCCGGCGGGGCGGCGAACACAGCGGTGAACCTGGCCGCCCTCGGCGCGGAAAGCCTCATGGTGACAGCGGTTGGCGATGACGTGCCGGGTGATCGGCTCGTCGCGTCGTTGCGCAGCGCGGGTGTGCGGACCGAACAGGTCGTGCGCGCGCCGGGCCGGATCACGACGACCAAGCGCCGGATCATCGCGGGTGACCAGCTGATGGTGCGCTTCGACGACGGCGATCGCGGCCCGCTCGCGCCGGACGTCTCCGCGCGGCTGGCGTACGCGGTGAGCTGCGCGGTGGCGGGGACCGACGCGGTTGTGGTCTGCGACTACGGGACCGGAGTCCTCGGGCCGGAGGTGATCGAGGCGATCAAGGCCGTCCGGGACGGCATCCCGCTGCTCGTCGTCGACGCGCATTCCTTGTCACGGTGGCAAGAGTTGAAGCCGGATGTGGTGACGCCCAACGCGAACGAGATCGCCGCCTTGCTCGGAAGCGCCCTTCCCTCGGACGCCGCCGGACGCCTGGCCGTGCTCGAACGCGAACGCGGCGAGCTCGCCAAGCTGACCGGCTCGCGCGCCATGATGGCCACACTCGACCGCGACGGGGCCGTTCTGTTCGACGGCGACGAGCCGCCGCACCGCACGTGGGCACGCCCGGCTCCGGACAACTTCACGGCGGGAGCAGGCGACACTTTCGTCGCGGCGCTGACGATCGCCGCCGCGGCGGGTACTCCGCTCAGCACGGCCGCGGAACTCGCGCAGGCAGCAGCAGACGTCGTGGTGCACCGCCCGGGAACCGCGGTCTGCTCGTGGGCCGAACTCGCCGAACGCCTTGGCAGCGATCAAGGTGCGCTCTCCGATCCTCGCCAGCTGGTGAAGGCGGTCGAGGAACACCGCGCGGCCGGGAAGCGGATCGTCTTCACCAACGGGTGCTTCGACGTGCTCCACCGCGGCCACGTCGCCTACCTCAACCAGGCCAAGCGACTGGGGGATGTGCTCGTCGTGGCCCTCAACTCCGACAAGGGGGTCCGGCGGCTCAAGGGACCCGAGCGCCCGGTGAACAACGAGTCCGACCGCGCCGCGGTGCTCGCCGCACTGTCCTGTGTGGACCACGTGGTGCTCTTCGACGAGGACACCCCGGCCGACCTGCTGCGCGCGCTGCGCCCGGAGGTGTATGCGAAGGGTGGCGACTACACCCCCGAAATGCTGCCGGAGACCCCGATCGTGCGTGCCCTGGGCGGTGAGGTGCACATCCTCGACTACCTGTCCGACCACTCCACCACGGCCGTCATCGACCGCATCCGGACCGGGTCGTCATGA
- a CDS encoding pyridoxal phosphate-dependent decarboxylase family protein yields the protein MLNLDEAERERAGQLLTAFFDDYERSIPHRAVVPEVDREALSALLTPFPDEGIGVEGLFHEINETILPNSTTVAHPRFLAYVLGPPNGIGPYAEAIAATINQNCNFWQLSPAASVVERAVVTWLSGLFGYGEQAGGILTEGGSIATLNALTVALHARRPRFRDRGLHKADKPLVVYTSAEAHRCVDKAAAILGIGLDNVRRIATDDQWRMRVDVLEKEIRADREAGREPFCVVATPGTVTSGSIDPVADIADVCERQDLWLHIDGAYGGLFVLSERKREEFRACSRADSIAVDPHKLLFAPLSAGCLLVRDRAGLTDAYAFSSSYLTVAEDPLMIDYMDYGPQLSRGFTALKIWSALRTFGVAAFRDAVDHMLDLAQYMADLIGAEGQLELMAPVSLTAVCFRIKHVEPAAALATLAEEGTALLGPARLGGRDGMRACITNYRTTRDDIEQIVARLTDMAGQAPGD from the coding sequence ATGTTGAACCTGGACGAGGCGGAGCGCGAGCGAGCTGGACAGTTGCTGACCGCCTTCTTCGACGACTACGAGCGCTCGATCCCGCACCGCGCCGTGGTGCCGGAGGTGGACCGAGAAGCCCTCTCCGCGTTGCTGACTCCCTTCCCTGACGAGGGAATCGGGGTCGAAGGGCTCTTCCACGAGATCAACGAGACGATCCTGCCGAACTCCACCACGGTGGCCCACCCGCGGTTCCTCGCCTACGTGCTCGGCCCGCCGAACGGCATCGGGCCATACGCGGAGGCGATCGCTGCCACCATCAACCAGAACTGCAACTTCTGGCAGCTCTCACCAGCGGCGAGCGTGGTCGAGCGAGCGGTGGTCACGTGGCTCTCGGGTCTCTTCGGCTACGGCGAGCAGGCAGGAGGGATTCTCACTGAGGGAGGCTCCATCGCCACGCTCAACGCGCTGACAGTTGCCCTGCACGCGCGGCGCCCGCGTTTCCGGGATCGGGGACTGCACAAGGCCGACAAGCCACTGGTGGTGTACACGTCGGCGGAAGCGCATCGGTGCGTCGACAAGGCCGCGGCGATCCTGGGCATCGGCCTCGACAACGTCCGGCGCATCGCCACGGACGACCAATGGCGGATGCGGGTCGACGTTCTGGAGAAGGAGATCCGCGCGGATCGCGAAGCAGGGCGGGAGCCGTTCTGCGTCGTCGCCACCCCGGGAACGGTGACCAGCGGCTCGATCGACCCCGTCGCCGACATCGCGGACGTGTGCGAACGGCAGGACCTGTGGTTGCACATCGACGGGGCGTACGGCGGGCTTTTCGTGCTCTCCGAACGGAAACGGGAGGAGTTCCGGGCGTGCTCCCGCGCGGACTCGATCGCGGTCGACCCGCACAAGCTGCTCTTCGCTCCGCTCTCGGCGGGCTGTCTGCTGGTGCGTGACCGCGCCGGGCTCACGGACGCGTACGCGTTCTCCTCCTCGTACCTGACGGTCGCGGAGGACCCGCTGATGATCGACTACATGGACTACGGCCCGCAGCTCTCGCGCGGGTTCACGGCGCTGAAGATCTGGAGCGCTCTGCGGACCTTCGGCGTCGCAGCCTTCCGGGATGCGGTGGACCACATGCTCGACCTGGCCCAGTACATGGCCGATCTCATTGGCGCGGAAGGACAACTGGAACTCATGGCACCGGTGTCCCTGACCGCCGTGTGCTTCCGGATCAAGCACGTCGAGCCCGCCGCGGCCCTGGCCACGCTCGCCGAGGAAGGCACCGCGCTCCTCGGGCCCGCACGCCTCGGCGGCCGGGACGGGATGCGCGCCTGCATCACCAACTACCGCACCACGCGGGACGACATCGAGCAGATCGTCGCGCGCCTGACCGACATGGCCGGTCAGGCGCCGGGCGACTGA
- the srmL gene encoding PheS-related mystery ligase SrmL yields MLSPEQLDRDLAIRDLTDPATGPHAIQLIVDDLVGALARRWGCEVRWCRGDRVVSIADNYDNLGYDPAAVTRDARYTRYVDANRVLRSHSSAMIPPALRALAADPADDVLLVCPGIVYRRDSIDRLHTGTPHQLDLWRISRKPLAPLKDMIEALVGDAEHRVDPRTHPYTVDGLQVDIVHNGEWVEVAECGLAHPAVLARAGLGTSWRGLAMGLGLDRMLMLRKGIPDIRILRSGDPQMLDLLPYRPTSTMPSITRDISVAVDSDDLAEDLGDRVRDAVGDDCVESVEIVQETPCAELPPRALERLGARADQKNLLVRIVLRRLDRTLSDTEANVLRDRVYAAVHRGTAHQWAAGPRS; encoded by the coding sequence ATGCTCAGCCCGGAACAGCTCGACCGCGATCTCGCGATCCGCGATCTGACCGATCCCGCAACGGGTCCGCACGCCATCCAGCTCATCGTCGACGATCTCGTCGGCGCTCTCGCGCGACGGTGGGGCTGCGAGGTCCGGTGGTGCCGCGGGGATCGCGTGGTCAGCATCGCCGACAACTACGACAACCTCGGCTACGACCCCGCCGCCGTGACCCGCGATGCGCGCTACACCCGCTACGTCGACGCGAACCGCGTGCTGCGCAGCCATTCCAGCGCCATGATCCCGCCCGCGCTGCGGGCACTGGCTGCGGATCCGGCCGACGACGTGCTGCTGGTGTGCCCGGGGATCGTCTACCGGCGGGACTCCATCGACCGCCTGCACACCGGCACCCCGCACCAGCTCGACCTGTGGCGGATCAGCCGGAAACCGTTGGCCCCGTTGAAGGACATGATCGAAGCCCTGGTCGGGGACGCGGAACACCGCGTTGATCCACGGACCCATCCGTACACGGTGGACGGTCTACAGGTCGACATCGTCCACAACGGAGAGTGGGTCGAGGTCGCCGAGTGCGGTCTCGCCCACCCCGCCGTGCTCGCGCGCGCGGGGCTGGGCACCTCGTGGCGCGGGCTCGCCATGGGTCTCGGGCTGGACCGGATGCTCATGCTGCGCAAGGGAATCCCCGACATCCGTATCCTCCGCTCCGGCGATCCGCAGATGCTCGACCTCCTTCCCTACCGCCCCACCTCCACCATGCCGTCGATCACCAGGGACATCTCCGTCGCGGTGGATTCCGACGACCTCGCCGAGGATCTGGGTGACCGCGTGCGCGACGCGGTGGGTGACGACTGCGTGGAGTCGGTGGAGATCGTGCAGGAGACGCCCTGCGCGGAGCTGCCACCGCGAGCACTGGAGCGACTCGGCGCGCGGGCGGACCAGAAGAACCTCCTCGTCCGCATCGTGCTGCGACGGCTGGACCGCACGCTCTCCGACACCGAGGCGAACGTCCTGCGGGACCGGGTCTACGCCGCCGTCCACCGAGGCACCGCGCACCAGTGGGCGGCGGGGCCGCGATCCTAG